A single window of Streptomyces aquilus DNA harbors:
- a CDS encoding HAMP domain-containing sensor histidine kinase, with protein MSEGPAGRRGPGGPGDAKGAPGESWGSVRPFSIKTKLGALVVASVLITTGLSMIAVQTKTEIRFITVFSMIATLLITQFVAHSLTAPLDEMNAVARSISHGDYTRRVRENRRDELGDLAETINRMADDLEAQEQQRKELVANVSHELRTPIAGLRAVLENIVDGVSPADPETMRTALKQTERLGRLVETLLDLSRLDNGVVPLKKRRFEVWPYLSGVLKEANMVASARAGFSSGSGSHTRTDVHLHLDVTPPELTAHADPERIHQVVANLIDNAVKHSPPHGRVTVKARRGSLPESLELEVLDEGPGIPRSEWHRVFERFNRGNITRPHGPGSDGGTGLGLAIARWAVDLHGGRIGVAESERGCRILVTLPGLRSLPS; from the coding sequence ATGAGCGAGGGGCCGGCCGGACGGAGAGGCCCCGGGGGGCCCGGGGATGCCAAGGGTGCTCCCGGTGAGTCCTGGGGCAGCGTGCGCCCGTTCTCGATCAAGACCAAGCTGGGGGCGCTGGTCGTCGCCTCGGTCCTGATCACCACGGGCCTGTCGATGATCGCGGTGCAGACGAAGACGGAGATCCGTTTCATCACGGTCTTCTCGATGATCGCCACGCTGCTGATCACCCAGTTCGTGGCGCACTCGCTCACGGCCCCGCTGGACGAGATGAACGCGGTCGCCCGCTCCATCTCGCACGGCGACTACACCCGCCGGGTCCGCGAGAACCGCCGGGACGAGCTGGGCGACCTCGCCGAGACCATCAACCGCATGGCCGACGACCTGGAGGCCCAGGAACAGCAGCGCAAGGAACTCGTGGCGAACGTCAGCCACGAGCTCCGTACGCCCATCGCGGGCCTCAGGGCGGTGCTGGAGAACATCGTGGACGGGGTCTCGCCCGCGGATCCCGAGACGATGCGTACGGCGCTGAAGCAGACGGAGCGGCTCGGCCGCCTTGTCGAGACGCTGCTGGACCTCTCGCGCCTCGACAACGGCGTCGTACCGCTGAAGAAGCGCCGTTTCGAGGTGTGGCCGTATCTGTCGGGCGTGCTGAAGGAGGCCAACATGGTCGCCTCGGCGCGCGCCGGCTTCAGTTCCGGGTCCGGCAGCCACACGCGCACCGACGTGCATCTGCACCTGGACGTGACCCCGCCGGAGCTGACCGCGCACGCGGACCCGGAGCGGATCCACCAGGTGGTGGCGAACCTCATCGACAACGCGGTCAAGCACAGCCCGCCGCACGGCCGGGTCACGGTGAAGGCGCGGCGGGGCTCCCTGCCCGAGTCCCTCGAACTGGAGGTCCTCGACGAGGGCCCCGGCATTCCGCGCTCGGAGTGGCACCGCGTCTTCGAGCGGTTCAACCGCGGCAACATCACCCGGCCGCACGGTCCGGGCAGCGACGGCGGCACCGGGCTCGGGCTGGCGATCGCCCGCTGGGCGGTGGATCTGCACGGCGGCCGGATCGGAGTGGCCGAATCCGAGCGGGGGTGCAGGATTCTTGTCACTCTCCCGGGACTTCGTTCTCTGCCAAGTTGA
- a CDS encoding response regulator transcription factor, whose protein sequence is MEQTHTSHNGTATATPGAQRRVLVVEDDPTIVEAIATRLRAEGFLVQTAGDGPSAVDTAEAWQPDLLILDIMLPGFDGLEVCRRVQAARPVPVLMLTARDDETDMLVGLGVGADDYMTKPFSMRELAARVHVLLRRVERAALAAATPRSGILRLGELEIDHAQRRVRVRSEDVHLTPTEFDLLVCLANTPRAVLSREQLLAEVWDWADASGTRTVDSHIKALRRKIGAERIRTVHGVGYALETPTP, encoded by the coding sequence ATGGAGCAGACACACACCTCCCACAACGGCACGGCTACGGCCACCCCGGGCGCGCAGCGCCGGGTGCTGGTGGTCGAGGACGACCCGACGATCGTGGAGGCCATCGCGACCCGGCTGCGCGCCGAGGGATTCCTCGTGCAGACCGCGGGCGACGGTCCGTCGGCGGTCGACACGGCCGAGGCCTGGCAGCCCGATCTGCTGATCCTCGACATCATGCTGCCCGGCTTCGACGGCCTGGAGGTCTGCCGCCGGGTGCAGGCCGCCCGTCCGGTGCCGGTGCTGATGCTGACCGCGCGGGACGACGAGACCGACATGCTGGTCGGGCTCGGCGTCGGCGCCGACGACTACATGACCAAGCCGTTCTCCATGCGGGAGTTGGCGGCCCGGGTGCACGTCCTGCTGCGGCGCGTGGAGCGGGCGGCGCTGGCCGCCGCGACGCCGAGAAGCGGCATCCTGCGGCTCGGCGAGCTGGAGATCGACCACGCGCAGCGGCGGGTACGGGTCCGGAGCGAGGACGTCCACCTCACGCCGACCGAGTTCGACCTGCTGGTGTGCCTGGCGAACACCCCGCGCGCGGTGCTCTCCCGGGAGCAGCTGCTGGCCGAGGTGTGGGACTGGGCGGACGCCTCCGGCACCCGCACGGTCGACAGCCACATCAAGGCGCTGCGGCGGAAGATCGGCGCCGAGCGGATCCGCACGGTGCACGGCGTGGGTTACGCCCTGGAGACGCCGACGCCATGA
- a CDS encoding spermidine synthase, translating into MPISYDTPEVLDRREGPHGEVVLRRHGRLLQIIANGCFLMDTSDGRSERLLVDAALAALDDRPAPSVLIGGLGVGFSLAHAAENPRWGRITVVEREAAIIDWHRDGPLSALSARALADARAKILETDLVTYVNETSDTYDALCLDIDNGPGWTVTEGNDGLYSPAGLASCARALRPGGVLAVWSAQPSPEFESSLWNAGFQQVRTEEIPVARGVPDVVHLGVRPG; encoded by the coding sequence ATGCCCATCTCGTACGACACCCCTGAAGTCCTGGACCGTCGCGAGGGCCCGCACGGCGAGGTCGTGCTGCGCCGGCACGGTCGGTTGCTCCAGATCATCGCCAACGGCTGTTTCCTGATGGACACCTCGGACGGCCGCTCGGAGCGGCTGCTGGTCGACGCCGCGCTCGCCGCGCTGGACGACCGGCCCGCGCCGAGCGTGCTGATCGGCGGGCTCGGCGTCGGCTTCTCGCTCGCGCACGCCGCCGAGAATCCGCGCTGGGGCCGGATCACGGTCGTGGAGCGGGAGGCGGCCATCATCGACTGGCACCGGGACGGCCCGCTGTCCGCACTCTCCGCGCGGGCGCTGGCGGATGCACGCGCAAAGATTCTGGAAACGGACCTTGTCACTTACGTCAATGAGACATCGGACACGTACGACGCGCTGTGCCTGGACATCGACAACGGACCCGGCTGGACCGTCACCGAGGGCAACGACGGGCTGTACTCGCCGGCCGGACTGGCCAGCTGCGCAAGGGCGTTGAGGCCGGGCGGGGTGCTGGCGGTGTGGTCGGCGCAGCCCTCTCCGGAATTTGAAAGTTCCCTATGGAATGCCGGGTTCCAACAGGTGCGTACCGAAGAGATCCCGGTTGCCCGGGGCGTTCCGGACGTCGTGCATCTCGGCGTCCGACCTGGATAG
- a CDS encoding rhomboid-like protein: MERTETAGLPDAAELLDGIPAQRTPAPATRAAPARRRPWRLLPTPTGTPFTFGYAAVLAVTSLVTEYADPDLVHRLLQASSTDVAHLVRTPALVLPASALWIAGGLLSPYALGFLLVLTALERRIGGARTAVVFLLGHVLATLATELPVGLAVLAGHLPDSSLHRLDYGISFGVAASFGALAGLLRPWLRWPLLVGFGWMLVQDLVALTDPLSAWGHLFSLVIGVACWPMVRRWAGVGRGAR, from the coding sequence GTGGAACGGACTGAGACGGCAGGTCTTCCGGATGCCGCCGAGCTGCTCGACGGCATCCCCGCCCAGCGGACACCGGCTCCGGCCACCCGCGCGGCTCCGGCCCGCCGCCGCCCCTGGCGCCTCCTCCCCACCCCTACCGGGACCCCCTTCACCTTCGGGTACGCCGCCGTCCTCGCCGTGACCTCACTGGTCACCGAGTACGCCGACCCCGACCTCGTGCACCGCCTGCTCCAGGCCTCCAGCACCGATGTCGCGCACCTCGTGCGGACGCCGGCACTCGTGCTGCCGGCCAGTGCGCTGTGGATCGCGGGCGGGCTGCTGTCGCCGTACGCCCTCGGCTTCCTCCTCGTCCTGACCGCGCTGGAGCGGCGGATCGGCGGGGCGCGGACGGCGGTCGTCTTTCTGCTCGGGCACGTCCTGGCGACGCTGGCGACCGAGCTGCCGGTGGGGCTCGCGGTGCTGGCCGGGCATCTGCCGGACAGCTCGCTGCACCGCCTGGACTACGGCATCAGCTTCGGTGTCGCCGCGAGCTTCGGGGCGTTGGCGGGGCTGCTGCGGCCGTGGCTGCGGTGGCCGTTGCTGGTGGGGTTCGGGTGGATGCTGGTGCAGGACCTGGTGGCGCTCACCGATCCGCTGAGCGCCTGGGGGCACCTGTTCTCGCTGGTGATCGGGGTGGCTTGCTGGCCGATGGTCAGGCGGTGGGCGGGAGTTGGTCGAGGAGCTCGGTGA
- a CDS encoding toll/interleukin-1 receptor domain-containing protein, with protein MESPARLNVFLSHRYHSPAENLYFWELLSSAEDVSFRVDEAVSFTSPVRLERMIRDADGFVGIHPLPGDPRAVHLLPRLRHMARYFRLELGMAVRARKPTVVFHDQRLLPVLRAPESVRLVPYDAQETEAATHSALPGKVESVYRGFLAEAHLSASAQRRRSHHQRRVGLVVSPGNRSATPALTEALEEHSWEPVVLPWPPRLDLDLFTRLRACDWVIVDLDTVPGHLVAAFTHGQFVPTLPIVSPRAPGTPEETLYGGSATGHRKAIVRWDDPDGLVAAVEPHLRVIDEQPRYIGSTAQALDYFRSAAKRNERVFLSYASANHDHAATFSQLLNERFQNVFDFRRHGAIGVGEDWLDDLMGNLAKSAVGVLLLSKEYMESKYCMLEARELYRHSIEGDVRLVPVCLEKLDLPDFLQRTQYRNLARHTPQGIVTELLDQLPPTA; from the coding sequence ATGGAGTCGCCGGCCCGGCTCAACGTCTTCCTCAGCCACCGCTACCACTCCCCCGCCGAGAACCTGTACTTCTGGGAGCTGCTCAGCTCCGCCGAGGACGTCTCGTTCCGCGTCGACGAGGCGGTCTCCTTCACCAGTCCCGTCCGCCTGGAGCGCATGATCCGGGACGCGGACGGGTTCGTCGGCATCCATCCGCTGCCGGGCGACCCCCGCGCAGTTCATCTGCTGCCCCGGCTGCGGCACATGGCACGCTACTTCCGGCTGGAGTTGGGCATGGCGGTACGGGCCCGCAAGCCGACCGTGGTCTTCCACGACCAGCGGCTGCTGCCGGTGTTACGGGCTCCGGAGAGCGTACGTCTCGTGCCGTACGACGCCCAGGAGACCGAGGCGGCGACGCACTCCGCGCTGCCCGGGAAGGTCGAGTCGGTCTACCGGGGTTTCCTCGCCGAGGCGCACCTGTCGGCGTCGGCGCAGCGGCGGCGGTCCCACCACCAGCGCCGGGTGGGTCTGGTCGTGTCGCCCGGGAACAGGTCCGCCACCCCCGCCCTGACCGAGGCCCTGGAGGAACACTCCTGGGAGCCCGTCGTCCTCCCCTGGCCACCCCGTCTCGACCTCGACCTGTTCACCCGGTTACGGGCCTGCGACTGGGTGATCGTCGACCTGGACACCGTGCCCGGCCATCTCGTGGCCGCCTTCACCCACGGCCAGTTCGTGCCGACGCTGCCGATCGTCTCGCCCAGGGCCCCGGGGACGCCGGAGGAGACGCTCTACGGCGGGAGCGCGACCGGCCATCGCAAGGCGATCGTGCGCTGGGACGATCCCGACGGCCTCGTCGCGGCCGTCGAACCCCATCTGCGGGTCATCGACGAACAGCCCCGCTACATCGGCAGCACCGCGCAGGCCCTGGACTACTTCCGCTCCGCCGCCAAGCGCAACGAACGCGTCTTCCTCAGCTACGCCTCCGCCAACCACGACCACGCCGCCACGTTCTCGCAGTTGCTGAACGAGCGCTTCCAGAACGTCTTCGACTTCCGCCGGCACGGCGCCATCGGGGTCGGCGAGGACTGGCTCGACGACCTGATGGGGAACCTGGCCAAGTCCGCGGTCGGGGTGCTGCTGCTGTCGAAGGAGTACATGGAGAGCAAGTACTGCATGCTGGAGGCCCGGGAGTTGTACCGGCACTCCATCGAGGGGGACGTGCGCCTCGTGCCGGTCTGCCTGGAGAAGCTGGACCTGCCCGACTTCCTCCAGCGCACCCAGTACCGCAACCTCGCCCGGCACACCCCGCAGGGCATCGTCACCGAGCTCCTCGACCAACTCCCGCCCACCGCCTGA
- a CDS encoding GNAT family N-acetyltransferase, with amino-acid sequence MRGAPPTPPVGVTYEKDGPLLRIVGQFRGFVSGPRELGLEGAELDRLIIRQRDFFAGRGEAVEWKTRSHDTPADLTTRLRAAGFVAEDRETVLIGRAADMATQEPVLPAGVSLRRVTADADLRRIAAMESAVWGQDWGWLADDLIGRVAAAPDEIAIYVAEADGEVVSAAWLAFRAGTQFASLWGGSTLAAWRGRGVYRALVATRAALAAARGVTYLHVDASDDSAPILRRLGFTAVTTTTPYVWTPGDRGRP; translated from the coding sequence ATGCGCGGCGCGCCGCCCACCCCGCCGGTCGGGGTGACGTACGAGAAGGACGGGCCGCTGCTGCGGATCGTCGGACAGTTCCGCGGGTTCGTGAGCGGACCGCGCGAACTCGGCCTGGAGGGCGCGGAACTGGACCGGTTGATCATCCGGCAGCGGGACTTCTTCGCCGGGCGGGGTGAGGCGGTGGAGTGGAAGACCCGCAGCCACGACACCCCCGCCGACCTCACCACGCGACTCCGCGCGGCGGGGTTCGTAGCGGAGGACCGGGAGACGGTGCTGATCGGCCGGGCCGCCGACATGGCCACCCAGGAGCCGGTGCTGCCCGCCGGCGTGAGCCTGCGGCGCGTCACCGCCGACGCGGACCTGCGGCGGATCGCGGCCATGGAGTCGGCCGTGTGGGGCCAGGACTGGGGCTGGCTCGCGGACGACCTCATCGGCCGGGTCGCCGCCGCCCCCGACGAGATCGCGATCTACGTCGCCGAGGCGGACGGCGAGGTCGTCTCCGCCGCCTGGCTGGCCTTCCGGGCGGGCACCCAGTTCGCGAGCCTGTGGGGCGGCTCCACGCTCGCCGCGTGGCGGGGCCGGGGCGTCTACCGCGCGCTCGTCGCCACCCGCGCCGCCCTCGCCGCCGCCCGGGGCGTCACCTACCTGCACGTCGACGCCTCCGACGACAGCGCCCCCATCCTGCGCCGCCTGGGCTTCACGGCGGTGACGACGACCACGCCGTACGTGTGGACGCCGGGCGACCGCGGCCGGCCCTGA
- a CDS encoding GNAT family N-acetyltransferase — MDETVRAWVDGWVVSRGAAPPVVEPWGCTIDMGMEGHVTRHVFGAVGDGVDEAAVRKVAEAVTGAGVWLKVFRDPAVVGDWLGADWWIDPEPGYLMTLPLTRDAADLRVPDGYRQRTWSRGGVVRTMIAGPDGSWAARGQLAPTGATAVADQIATSPAHRRRGLGTLVMRTLQRAALEQGAERCVLAGTPEGRALYESLGWTVSALLTSAKYTGG; from the coding sequence GTGGACGAGACCGTGCGGGCCTGGGTGGACGGGTGGGTCGTCTCGCGCGGGGCGGCCCCGCCGGTGGTGGAGCCCTGGGGCTGCACGATCGACATGGGCATGGAGGGGCACGTCACCCGGCATGTCTTCGGCGCGGTCGGCGACGGCGTGGACGAGGCGGCCGTACGCAAGGTCGCCGAGGCGGTGACCGGGGCCGGGGTGTGGCTCAAGGTGTTCCGGGACCCGGCCGTGGTGGGCGACTGGCTGGGCGCGGACTGGTGGATCGACCCGGAGCCCGGGTACCTGATGACCCTCCCGCTGACGCGCGACGCGGCGGACCTCCGGGTCCCGGACGGCTACCGGCAGCGCACCTGGTCCCGCGGCGGGGTCGTCCGCACGATGATCGCCGGCCCCGACGGCTCCTGGGCGGCCCGGGGCCAGCTCGCCCCGACCGGCGCCACCGCGGTCGCCGACCAGATCGCCACGTCCCCCGCCCACCGGCGCCGCGGCCTGGGCACCCTCGTCATGCGCACGCTCCAGCGGGCGGCGCTGGAGCAGGGGGCGGAACGGTGCGTGCTGGCGGGGACGCCCGAGGGACGGGCGTTGTACGAGTCGCTGGGGTGGACGGTGTCGGCGCTGCTGACGAGCGCGAAGTACACCGGGGGCTGA
- the lon gene encoding endopeptidase La, whose translation MASTSTPLTLPVLPLDDEVVLPGMVVPLDLNDADVRAAVEAAQAAARSEPGKPKVLLVPRIDGTYASTGVLGTVEQVGRLADGDPGALIRGRGRVQIGAGTTGPGAALWVEGTTIDQSVPEPLPGHVAELVKEYKALATAWLRKRGAWQVVDRVQAIDDVSALADNSGYSPFLTTEQKVELLETADPVARLKLATQQLRDHLAEQDVAETIAKDVQEGVDKQQREFLLRRQLEAVRKELRELNGEKDGEESDDYRARVEAADLPEKVREAALKEVDKLERSSDQSPEGSWIRTWLDTVLELPWNERTEDAYDIQGAKAILDAEHAGLEDVKERITEYLAVRKRRSERGLGVVGGRRGGAVLALVGPPGVGKTSLGESVAHAMGRKFVRVALGGVRDEAEIRGHRRTYVGALPGRIVRAVKEAGSMNPVVLLDEIDKVGSDYRGDPAAALLEVLDPAQNHTFRDHYLEVELDLSDVVFLATANVLEAIPEALLDRMELVRLDGYTEDEKVVIARDHLLPRQLERAGLDKDEVTLEESALRKLAGEYTREAGVRTLERSIARLLRKVAAEHELGERKLPFTVTDADLRDLIGRPHHVPESAQDPAERRTAVPGVATGLAVTGAGGDVLYVEASLADPETGAAGLTLTGQLGDVMKESAQIALSFLRSRGAELELPVGDLKDRGVHIHFPAGAVPKDGPSAGITMTTALASLLSGRLVRTDVAMTGEVSLTGRVLPIGGVKQKLLAAHRAGVTTVIIPKRNEADLDDVPAEVLDKLEVHPVTDVRQVLELALSPATNGATPEVPVAA comes from the coding sequence ATGGCTTCGACGTCCACACCGCTCACTCTGCCTGTGCTGCCGCTCGACGACGAGGTCGTGCTGCCCGGAATGGTGGTGCCGCTGGACCTGAACGACGCCGACGTGCGTGCCGCGGTGGAGGCCGCGCAGGCCGCCGCCCGTTCGGAACCCGGCAAGCCGAAGGTCCTGCTGGTGCCAAGGATCGACGGAACCTACGCGAGCACCGGCGTGCTCGGCACCGTGGAGCAGGTCGGCCGGCTGGCCGACGGCGACCCGGGCGCGCTCATCCGCGGCCGGGGCAGGGTGCAGATCGGTGCGGGAACCACCGGCCCGGGCGCCGCCCTGTGGGTCGAGGGGACCACGATCGACCAGTCCGTCCCGGAACCGCTGCCCGGCCATGTCGCCGAACTGGTCAAGGAGTACAAGGCGCTCGCCACCGCCTGGCTGCGCAAGCGCGGCGCCTGGCAGGTCGTCGACCGTGTCCAGGCCATCGACGACGTGTCGGCCCTGGCCGACAACTCCGGTTACTCACCGTTCCTGACCACCGAACAGAAGGTCGAGCTGCTGGAGACCGCCGACCCGGTCGCCCGCCTCAAGCTCGCCACCCAGCAGCTGCGCGACCACCTCGCCGAGCAGGACGTCGCCGAGACCATCGCCAAGGACGTCCAGGAAGGCGTCGACAAGCAGCAGCGCGAGTTCCTGCTCCGCCGCCAGCTGGAAGCCGTACGCAAGGAACTGCGCGAGCTCAACGGCGAGAAGGACGGCGAGGAGTCCGACGACTACCGCGCCCGCGTGGAGGCCGCCGACCTGCCGGAGAAGGTGCGGGAAGCGGCGCTGAAGGAGGTCGACAAGCTGGAGCGGTCCTCCGACCAGTCCCCCGAGGGGTCGTGGATCCGCACCTGGCTGGACACCGTCCTCGAACTCCCGTGGAACGAGCGGACGGAGGACGCGTACGACATCCAGGGCGCCAAGGCGATCCTGGACGCCGAGCACGCGGGCCTGGAGGACGTGAAGGAGCGGATCACCGAGTACCTCGCGGTGCGCAAGCGCCGCAGCGAGCGCGGCCTGGGTGTCGTGGGCGGCCGCCGTGGCGGTGCCGTCTTGGCGCTCGTCGGGCCGCCCGGTGTCGGCAAGACCTCGCTCGGCGAGTCCGTCGCGCACGCCATGGGCCGCAAGTTCGTCCGCGTCGCCCTCGGCGGCGTCCGCGACGAGGCGGAGATCCGCGGCCACCGGCGTACGTACGTCGGCGCGCTGCCCGGCCGGATCGTGCGGGCCGTCAAGGAGGCCGGGTCGATGAACCCGGTGGTCCTGCTGGACGAGATCGACAAGGTGGGCTCCGACTACCGCGGCGACCCGGCGGCCGCCCTCCTGGAGGTCCTGGACCCGGCGCAGAACCACACCTTCCGCGACCACTACCTGGAGGTCGAACTCGACCTGTCCGACGTGGTGTTCCTCGCCACGGCGAACGTCCTGGAGGCGATCCCCGAGGCCCTGCTCGACCGTATGGAACTGGTCCGCCTCGACGGCTACACCGAGGACGAGAAGGTCGTCATCGCCCGTGACCACCTGCTCCCGCGCCAGCTGGAGCGGGCGGGCCTCGACAAGGACGAGGTCACGCTGGAGGAGAGCGCGCTGCGCAAGCTCGCCGGCGAGTACACGCGCGAGGCGGGCGTCCGCACCCTGGAGCGGTCCATCGCGCGGCTCCTGAGGAAGGTCGCCGCCGAGCACGAACTGGGCGAGCGGAAGCTGCCGTTCACCGTGACGGACGCGGACCTGCGGGACCTGATCGGCCGTCCGCACCACGTCCCCGAGTCCGCCCAGGACCCGGCGGAGCGCCGCACCGCGGTGCCGGGTGTGGCGACGGGCCTGGCGGTGACCGGAGCCGGCGGTGACGTGCTGTACGTGGAGGCGTCGCTGGCCGACCCGGAGACGGGCGCGGCGGGCCTGACTCTCACCGGTCAGCTGGGCGACGTGATGAAGGAGAGCGCGCAGATCGCCCTGTCCTTCCTGCGCTCGCGCGGCGCCGAACTGGAACTGCCGGTCGGCGACCTCAAGGACCGGGGCGTGCACATCCACTTCCCGGCGGGCGCGGTCCCGAAGGACGGCCCGAGCGCGGGCATCACGATGACGACGGCACTGGCGTCGCTGCTCAGCGGCCGACTGGTCCGCACGGACGTGGCGATGACCGGCGAGGTCTCCCTGACCGGGCGGGTCCTGCCCATCGGCGGCGTGAAGCAGAAGCTGCTGGCCGCGCACCGGGCGGGCGTCACGACCGTCATCATCCCCAAGCGCAACGAGGCCGACCTGGACGACGTCCCCGCCGAGGTGCTGGACAAGCTGGAGGTCCACCCGGTGACCGACGTCCGCCAGGTCCTGGAACTGGCGCTGTCCCCGGCGACGAACGGGGCGACGCCGGAGGTACCGGTGGCGGCGTGA
- a CDS encoding lysozyme, translating into MPLHRLRPVRPLLAALVALVGTLLAAAPSPAADTPARGSAYMGIGVLAHDGQNGTPRDTRAAQTEGVDVSGHQGNVAWSTLWSSGVKWAYVKATEGTYYTNPYFAQQYNGSYNVGMIRGAYHFATPDTTGGATQADYFVDHGGGWSRDGRTLPGALDIEWNPYGDSCYGKTQSGMVTWIRDFLNRYKARTGRDAVIYTATSWWTQCTGNYGGFATANPLWIARYASTVGTLPAGWDYYTMWQYTSSGPTVGDHDKFNGALDRVVALANG; encoded by the coding sequence ATGCCCCTGCACAGACTCAGACCGGTACGTCCCCTCCTCGCCGCCCTCGTCGCCCTCGTCGGCACCCTGCTCGCCGCCGCCCCCTCCCCCGCCGCCGACACCCCCGCCCGCGGCTCCGCGTACATGGGCATCGGCGTCCTCGCCCACGACGGCCAGAACGGCACCCCCCGCGACACCCGCGCCGCCCAGACCGAAGGCGTGGACGTCTCCGGCCACCAGGGCAACGTCGCCTGGTCCACGCTGTGGAGCAGCGGGGTGAAATGGGCGTACGTGAAGGCGACCGAAGGCACGTACTACACGAACCCCTACTTCGCCCAGCAGTACAACGGCTCCTACAACGTCGGCATGATCCGCGGCGCGTACCACTTCGCCACCCCGGACACGACCGGCGGCGCCACGCAGGCCGACTACTTCGTCGACCACGGCGGCGGCTGGTCCAGGGACGGCAGGACGCTGCCCGGCGCCCTCGACATCGAGTGGAACCCGTACGGCGACTCCTGCTACGGCAAGACGCAGAGCGGAATGGTCACCTGGATCCGCGACTTCCTGAACCGCTACAAGGCCCGCACCGGCCGCGACGCCGTCATCTACACCGCCACCAGCTGGTGGACCCAGTGCACGGGCAACTACGGCGGCTTCGCCACCGCCAACCCACTGTGGATCGCGCGCTACGCGTCGACCGTGGGGACGCTGCCGGCGGGGTGGGACTACTACACCATGTGGCAGTACACGTCTTCCGGGCCGACCGTGGGCGACCACGACAAGTTCAACGGGGCTCTCGACCGGGTCGTCGCCCTCGCCAACGGCTGA
- a CDS encoding MarR family winged helix-turn-helix transcriptional regulator — MHEDTNGGGRGAGSAVPGSGVNQPEFLALERELTVLLRRARANQGEMAREVHPDLESSAYGLLVRLDEYGRQRATELAAYIGVGKATMSRQLRALENLGLVTRAPDPADGRAWLVELTEEGRSRVGRVRDARRARYAGRLADWDPREVSELARLLHQLNLGMER; from the coding sequence GTGCACGAAGACACGAACGGCGGCGGACGCGGAGCCGGCTCCGCCGTGCCCGGGAGTGGTGTGAACCAGCCCGAGTTCCTGGCGCTGGAACGCGAGTTGACCGTGCTGCTGCGGCGCGCCCGGGCCAACCAGGGCGAGATGGCCCGCGAGGTCCACCCGGATCTGGAGTCCTCCGCGTACGGCCTCCTGGTCCGCCTCGACGAGTACGGCCGCCAGCGGGCCACGGAACTCGCCGCGTACATCGGCGTCGGCAAGGCGACGATGTCCCGGCAGCTGCGCGCCCTGGAGAACCTCGGCCTCGTCACCCGCGCGCCCGATCCCGCGGACGGACGGGCCTGGCTGGTGGAGTTGACGGAGGAAGGACGCTCACGGGTGGGCCGGGTACGGGACGCGCGCCGGGCCCGGTATGCGGGGCGGCTGGCGGACTGGGATCCGCGGGAGGTTTCTGAACTGGCGCGGCTGCTGCACCAGTTGAACCTGGGCATGGAGCGCTGA
- a CDS encoding protein phosphatase 2C domain-containing protein: MRTELVSEPGDPTRPNEDFASVGLPASGRGGALVVLDGVTPPKGPTGCLHSVPWFVSRLGGALTELTVSLPDVPLSEALSLAVARTADSHAHSCDLSHPRTPQATVVLARWSERALEYLVLSDSTLLVESPDGAVTVLADDRLALLPRESLTTDAHIDAHLRNKEGGFFTAAADPSVAGRAVTGVLRREDVRALAALTDGATRWVETFREGDWTDLFTFVRKEGAQALVTRVRELETADEEREFLGRSKRHDDASVAFVEL, encoded by the coding sequence ATGCGTACTGAACTCGTATCGGAGCCCGGCGATCCGACCCGCCCCAACGAGGACTTCGCGAGCGTCGGCCTCCCGGCCTCCGGGCGGGGCGGAGCACTGGTGGTCCTGGACGGCGTCACACCGCCGAAGGGCCCGACAGGCTGTCTGCATTCCGTCCCCTGGTTCGTCTCCCGCCTGGGCGGCGCCCTGACCGAACTGACCGTTTCCCTCCCGGATGTTCCGCTGTCCGAGGCGCTGAGCCTCGCCGTTGCGCGTACCGCCGATTCCCATGCGCACAGCTGTGACCTTTCTCACCCACGCACACCACAGGCGACAGTGGTGCTGGCCCGCTGGTCGGAGCGGGCCCTGGAGTACCTGGTCCTGTCGGACTCGACGCTGCTGGTGGAGTCGCCGGACGGAGCGGTGACGGTCCTGGCGGACGACCGGCTGGCCCTGCTCCCCCGGGAGTCCCTCACGACCGACGCTCACATCGACGCGCATCTGCGCAACAAGGAGGGCGGCTTCTTCACGGCGGCGGCCGACCCGTCGGTGGCGGGGCGGGCGGTGACGGGGGTTCTCCGACGGGAGGACGTGCGGGCGCTGGCCGCGCTGACGGACGGGGCGACCCGGTGGGTGGAGACGTTCCGGGAGGGCGACTGGACGGACCTGTTCACCTTCGTACGCAAGGAGGGCGCCCAGGCGTTGGTGACGCGGGTGCGGGAGCTGGAGACCGCTGATGAGGAGCGGGAGTTCCTGGGGCGGAGCAAGCGGCATGACGACGCGTCGGTGGCGTTTGTGGAGTTGTGA